One Palaemon carinicauda isolate YSFRI2023 chromosome 4, ASM3689809v2, whole genome shotgun sequence DNA segment encodes these proteins:
- the LOC137639469 gene encoding probable cyclin-dependent serine/threonine-protein kinase DDB_G0292550, producing MRHNTDSNQNLVMRHNTDSNQNLVMRHNTDSNQNLVMRHNTDSNQNLIMRHNTDSNQNLIMRHNTDSNQDLVMRHNTDSNQNLVMRHNTDSNQDLVMRHNTDSNQDLVMRHNTDSNQDLIMRHNTDSNQDLVMRHNTDSNQDLIMRHNTDSNQDLVMRHNTDSNQDLVMRHNTDSNQDLVMRHNTDSNQDLVMRHNTDSNQDLVMRHNTDSNQNLVMRHNTDSNQNLVMRHNTDSNQNLVMRHNTDSNQNLVMRHNTDSNQNLVMRHNTDSNQNLVMRHNTDSNQNLVMRHNTDSNQNLVMRHNTDSNQNLVMRHNTDSNQNLVMRHNTDSNQNLVMRHNTDSNQNLVMRHNTDSNQNLVMRHNTDSNQNLVMRHNTDSNQNLVMRHNTDSNQNLIMRHNTDSNQNLVMRHNTDSNQNLIMRHNTDSNQNLIMRHNTDSNQNLIMRHNTDSNQNLIMRHNTDSNQNLIMRHNTDSNQNLIMRNNTDSNQNLIMRNNTDSNQNLIMRNNTDSNQNLIMRNNTDSNQNIIMRNNTDSNQNLFMKKPLIQTQT from the coding sequence ATGAGACACAACACTGATTCAAACCAAAACCTAGTTATGAGACACAACACTGATTCAAACCAAAACCTAGTTATGAGACACAACACTGATTCAAACCAAAACCTAGTTATGAGACACAACACTGATTCAAACCAAAACCTGATTATGAGACACAACACTGATTCAAACCAAAACCTGATTATGAGACACAACACTGATTCAAACCAAGACCTAGTTATGAGACACAACACTGATTCAAACCAAAACCTAGTTATGAGACACAACACTGATTCAAACCAAGACCTAGTTATGAGACACAACACTGATTCAAACCAAGACCTAGTTATGAGACACAACACTGATTCAAACCAAGACCTGATTATGAGACACAACACTGATTCAAACCAAGACCTAGTTATGAGACACAACACTGATTCAAACCAAGACCTGATTATGAGACACAACACTGATTCAAACCAAGACCTAGTTATGAGACACAACACTGATTCAAACCAAGACCTAGTTATGAGACACAACACTGATTCAAACCAAGACCTAGTTATGAGACACAACACTGATTCAAACCAAGACCTAGTTATGAGACACAACACTGATTCAAACCAAGACCTAGTTATGAGACACAACACTGATTCAAACCAAAACCTAGTTATGAGACACAACACTGATTCAAACCAAAACCTAGTTATGAGACACAACACTGATTCAAACCAAAACCTAGTTATGAGACACAACACTGATTCAAACCAAAACCTAGTTATGAGACACAACACTGATTCAAACCAAAACCTAGTTATGAGACACAACACTGATTCAAACCAAAACCTAGTCATGAGACACAACACTGATTCAAACCAAAACCTAGTCATGAGACACAACACTGATTCAAACCAAAACCTAGTCATGAGACACAACACTGATTCAAACCAAAACCTAGTCATGAGACACAACACTGATTCAAACCAAAACCTAGTCATGAGACACAACACTGATTCAAACCAAAACCTAGTCATGAGACACAACACTGATTCAAACCAAAACCTAGTCATGAGACACAACACTGATTCAAACCAAAACCTAGTCATGAGACACAACACTGATTCAAACCAAAACCTAGTCATGAGACACAACACTGATTCAAACCAAAACCTAGTCATGAGACACAACACTGATTCAAACCAAAACCTAATCATGAGACACAACACTGATTCAAACCAAAACCTAGTCATGAGACACAACACTGATTCAAACCAAAACCTAATCATGAGACACAACACTGATTCAAACCAAAACCTAATCATGAGACACAACACTGATTCAAACCAAAACCTAATCATGAGACACAACACTGATTCAAACCAAAACCTAATCATGAGACACAACACTGATTCAAACCAAAACCTAATCATGAGACACAACACTGATTCAAACCAAAACCTGATTATGAGAAACAACACTGATTCAAACCAAAACCTAATCATGAGAAACAACACTGATTCAAACCAAAACCTGATTATGAGAAACAACACTGATTCAAACCAAAACCTGATTATGAGAAACAACACAGATTCAAACCAAAACATAATTATGAGAAACAACACTGATTCAAACCAAAACCTATTTATGAAAAAACCACTGATTCAAACCCAAACCTAA